Part of the Temnothorax longispinosus isolate EJ_2023e chromosome 5, Tlon_JGU_v1, whole genome shotgun sequence genome is shown below.
CTTTATTCTTAAGCTTTTTGCGTCGTACGTTTTTCgcgacaatatatatatatgtatatatatgtaggcaATCGTTTAGCTATATCTATGACGTGGCCGGTTCGCAACCCGAAAATAGGATATCCGAGTCGAACGCCTGTAGCGCATTGCTACAATCCTGATGAAGTATTTGCCTACGAGGAGGTGATTTTAGGACAGCGCAAAAAGAAGCGCACCCTCGGGTGGCCCTGCGCTTTTCCGCATTCTCCCCCTTTTATCTCGCTCGAGACAAACGGGGATTATTCCCTTCGGCCTGTCGGGAGCAGGGAGCGTTAGCAGGCGCGTTTCCCGCGGACGCGGCGATCTCTCTTTCGGCCACCTCGACCACCTCCCTCCCACGGGAGGGACGCGCGCGCCCGTCGCGCACGTCCGCGCACTGTCTCGcgctcgtcgccgtcgccgtcgccgtcggcgTCGGGCGCATTGCCGTGCGCATGTCGCGCTTCTTCGGGCGTTTGGCGCGTTTTGAATGTTTAAGAGCGCGTCCCCGAGGTAGTGGGGCGAACGATGCGCAGCGCGGCCACTCCGCGTTACTCCCTTTCTACGCGAGCAGTATGATCTCGGTGAAGGTGGATATGTTGCCGCCGCTgtgccgccaccgccaccaccgccgaTACCCACCGGCCACCTACCTACCGCGCGTCGCGTCTTCGCGGAACGTGTAAGATCACGCGTACCGCTGCGCTGCACCGGCTGCACGGCGAGGAGGGACCTGCTCGCGTGCCGCGCGGCCGGCGCGGAGACGAGGCCCCCTCATGCGGCTCTGATAGACCGACCGCTCGTGAGCACTGACCTGCCTCACGCTCTCTGCTTGACGAGTGCAACAGGTCCACGCTTGATCGATACGCAGTGCAGCTATAGATTCTGACGAAATAGTCCGCTATTTTGTGGGAACAACAATAAAACGtctattgttaaaatttctaGTCTTTCTTCCCTCGCGCTTCTTCCGACATGACTCTTACGCGAGACGTACGAAACCAGcgacttttatattattttatattatttctaataattatttaatgtataattttaaatatgtaattattcatatatgattatataagaaatgtatattacatattacatttgttacataaatatatatagattatatatatatttttttttttttataaatatatagtcataattataattaaatgcaattggtattactatataaaatactatgtATGCATTTCCACTTTGTTAGAGCTTCCCATAATAGAACAATGTATAGGACGTATCacaaagacatttaaaattttgtaccTTTTCGTATGCTCTCGTCGAGCTTGGAAAACGTAAAGTCTCGTTTAAGAGGGTCGACACGACACGTCTCTCTTCTTGAATTGATTTAACTCCACGACACTCGTCGCGCAAGATAAAACGCTTCATTATTCAGTGCCTCATATGCGGAAGACGCGTCAAGCGTCAGGAACACATCAAAATGAGCAGGCTAAAATACGCGACGGTATGTTTAGCGCGTATGCCAAATATTTCTCACGTGTCAAGTGCTTTCTCGCGCGACGCTACGGACGCGACTCCATCCGCCTTTACATCCCACGTTTATCATCCGGCGCGAAGCTGAAAACATTACAGTCTTTCACGGATCATCTTTATTCTTCTGCAAGCGCGATTAGTATAGATTGAAAGATTGGAATCGCCTTtggtaaaaaaattcgaaCTGATGTGAGTATTAATGACGATATGTGAGAATGACAAATGTAAATTTCGTGAATTAGGCGAactttcgtattttttatgtgtaaatgATCTCGCGTTTACGAGAGCGATGCATTCGCGGTAAGCGTGATTGACGAGGCGACGACATTGTCTTCGACGCTGGAAACGGAGGGTGATTCTGCTATCCTGTTAAACAGGCACACGCGACACGTCATTTCTGCAGCGCGGAGAACAAAGGCCATCGCCTTGTCGTACCTCCCAGGCGGTTGCGTATCGCACAACCCGTTAATTACCAAGCGGCGATAATTAGAGACCGAACAATAGAAGCGCGTCACTAGCTCAAGGCGATGCCCAGGCGAACAGCCGTATAAAGGAGTTGGATGCTTCTCTTTTGTTTCTCCCCCGCCTTTGTCTTCCCTCCAACTTCGGACTTGCCGTCATGGTGTGTCCCACGACTCCTCCTTATCGCAGGGATTCTTCGATGTCTCTTTCgcgttaatttttagaaatattccgtttattaaattaaaacgtgCGAAACTATGTAACGTCTTTCATCTCTCTATCGAATTTATGTAACGTATATATACTtggttatattaataaaagtgtgTGTTTTGATTTGTTTTTCAGGTTCCAGAAAGCCTGTGTGAAATATGGAGTACCCGACGTTGATCTCTTCCAAGCTGTCGACCTGATTGaacgtaaaaatattgctCAAGTGACGAATACCATCTTCGCTATCGGACGGAcggtaattaattaacgacaGCCTCGTCATCttgttatttgtatattaaattgatactTTATTGAATTTAGAAAATCTGAAGATTCCTTTAAGAAGGATGTTTCGGATAAATatgtatgataaatttttagaatcttGTTTTGCAAATCTGGAGTAATTAATATCTGTGAATTAAGCATGTACTTTAAGATTGTGTCTTACCATTTTAACTATATTAGGTAATCAGAGAGGAAAATGTGCATTCTTTATGCTAATTTACAGACATATAAGCATCCGGAATGGCGTGGTCCCTGGCTGGGTCCGAAGCCAGCGGAGGAGAACAAGAGGGCCTTCACGGAGGAGCAGTTGAGGGCTGGCGAGGGACTCATCGGCCTGCAAGCTGGTACCAATAAGGGAGCTACACAAGCCGGACAAAACTTCGGGGCTACGAGAAAAATACTTCttggaaaataattcataGAATTTACACTTTTTTATCGCCGTTAGAAATATTCTGTTTGTATAACACGACCCTTTTAAATGAATATCACCGTAACGTAAAGTTATTAGGAACGTTTCACGTTTAACTATATGTTCTGTGCTTTCGTAAAAGAACGATTCaagttttataattctttcatGATTAGAAGTCGTCAATATATTTGTCGCGCAGGATAAATTACGCGAATAAATATCAacgcataaattaattattttgtgttCTTTAGCACGTCCACTTCTAACGAGTGTATCCaacgaaatgtattttatgaAGTAATCAATATACGACAGTGCATCGAGAGAGGATTAAGgcttctatttatattttatctcggTGCATCTCAACTATCAACTAGAGATACCCCCGAGCCACAAACTATCCCCTCCCGCCGCGAAATTCCTAGAGCGAATCTTGTCGCTCTTGCTAGTTTCCTGGCAGCTCGCTCGGCTTCCGACAATCGTCTTCGGCCGCGTGTTCCGTGTCGgtgcacgcgcgcacgcacgcggaGACGCACGTGCGCGTCTCcggtccgcgcgcgcgttacgtCGTTGCGTCCGCGTCGCTCCGCACACGCTCGTGATCGGCCTCGTGCGACCGCGTATGTGGCGTGCCGACGTGTATACGGCAATACGACAATACGGCGCGGCGACACGCGCAACACGCGCGCAGACCGCAAGCGGAGCGCGTATGCGAACACCGTCGAGCCTCGTACGTGACGGGGACGACGAGTGGGCGTGACGTGTACGTACACGCGTTACACGCATTCCTTGACCGGTTTCTACACCGCGAGGCTCCCCGAGGATCAGGCGAGCATCCTAAGACGGAACAGGCCGGTTCCCGCCGATCCGAAATCACACAGCTCCGCTTAGCtccgttttttttctccctctctccgcGCGAACCGTCGCGTTGCGCGTACCTATACTGGCTGACACTCTCCTCCGCTGCTTCCTGCGCCGTGAATGAAGAAGAACGAAACGGCGATGACGAGACCGTTCACTATCAGAGTCAGGAAAAATAGCAAATTgcgtgcaaaatataaaatacgtcgaaatatataagaacTAACGAAGAATTACAGATACGATAAAGTacattctattatattcttacgAAACTAAAAGTCAAAAGTCAAGACGATATAAATGTCACTaacagataatatttattcgacCGCGGTGGAGagtaaattagaatttttaatttatgctgACCTTGCCGATACATTAAATACTGCGTGTAAAGTAATATTTCCcgatgtaaattttttcaacataaacaGGAAGTTGTACATGATATAATATCATATGCATTTAAACAAATGATGAAATAAACAATCCAAACAGAGTtcattatacaataattttccgattaaactttaaatgttttaaaccCGTTTTAAATTTAGTTAGATATTCATTACTTTTCTATGATTATattaactgtaaaataatGACATTAATTTTTGCCATATGTATAGCTAGtttcgttttttaattgtaaagcATTGTGTTTAACATAAGTTTAAAATAAGTGATCGATATAAGAAGTAGAGCTGTGATCTCACAATTAGACGGATTCAAACTACATATCAATATTTACGTTCTGACGAGTGTCACACCGCTGTTTTCGACCTTCCGTAAACAATTTTCGTAAACGCGGTTCTTCACGTGGTTTCTGTACCTCTGTATTTAGTATCTAGTGCTTCGCAATACGGTTCGCAAAACGGTTATAATGGCAAAGCAGAAAACAGAATATGATTTTGTGCTTGAACATTACATTCCTACATTAATGTGCCAATATTGTGACGcgatttttgtatataaaagtaaaaggtTTTCAACGTTTGAGAAAATAATGATACAATTAAAAGAGCATTTATCACGCAAACATcatttagaatataatttcgTACATTCTATGGAATCCGTACATAATATGGAACATGATgtgaataaagaaaagatcCCGGTACGTCGCTTCGTACGGaaacatttctcaaaattaacGAATTATGCGGCAAAATGTCGTAATTGTTTTGCGGTAGTTGATTTTACACGCCCGCGTGCGTTACATAACCACTTGCATAATGTACATGAAAACGAATTAACAGAAACAGAGCACAAAGATAAAAGACTCGATTGGAGATGGGATTACTTAATAACTAATAAGAATGATGATATTATGGGGAAATGTAAACTCTGTGGTCATCCATTTAAGCAAGAAGatggaatatataatacatttgttTCTCATCTGAATAAATCTCATGGGTaagtacattaaaaaattaattaaaatattgaaaaatataaaattgacaataatGAAACAATCGATAGCTAAAGAAAATGTAGCGGAGATACGAGTGTTGATCAAGGCATACctatatatcataattatatagtatttatgatcaaaattatcaaatctgtaaaatatttgagTTAGACACTTAATTGTTTCTAAATgtctgaataataaaatttcttaatagaTTCAGAATAATGTGCACAATTGGAACTAATTTCTTCATTGTATTTCTTACTTCATTAATCACTCTGAATATAAATGTAGGAGAACCAGTCCAAGTTCAATCGATGACACGAGCAGCGATTCAGATATAGATACGACTGTAAAAGAAGTGAAACATCAGGAAGACTCAGCCTCTTCATCCAAGAATTCGCTCCAAATGACAGAAGGAACAAATGATTTTAACGAGTAATTATTCgctttgtatttattatacaatatatataaataaattttatgcatTAAACATTGCTTTAAAAACGATTTTTGCCTCTAAACAAAGTAGCGTGTATAAGTAGAACTAATTTTTTATGGCACATTTCTTACTTCTTTGAtcttcatatataaatatagaaaaaccAATTCAAGTTCAAGTAACGATATTGATGATTCGGGCAGTAAAATAGACTCAGCAGCTTCATCTAAGAATTCGCCTCAAATGACGAAAGGAACAAATGTCCTTAATGAGTAATTATCCGCTTTGTATttgttatacaatatatatgtgtttgtgtgtgtgtatgtgtgtaaataGCTTTAAAAACATTGCTTTAAAAACGATTTTGGCCTCTTAATGAAGTAGCgtgcataattaaaataaatttcttcatggcacatttcttatttctttaatctctatgtataaatataggaAAACCAATTCAAGTTCAAGCAGTGATACTGATGACTCGGGCAGCGATATGACTATAGTCATATTAAAAGTGGAATATATGGAAGGCTCGGAAGTTTCATCTACGAATTTGCCCTAAATGACAAAAAGAACGAATGATcctaacaaataattatttattcgtatttattataccatatatgtaaatagatcttatatattaaacattgcCTTCATGACATAAATAAAGTAGTTGATATAAGTTACTAGAATCGAATTAAGTGTGGATttccaaatttaaattaattttgtcgcttaaaaattatttggacATCCGAGGAACTTTTAAGTGGTGAATAAAGTCATAATAATGTCATCACGTTATTATGACTTTTATATTGTACCTGGAGTTATGATAACATTATgagcaatatataaaattcctCTGCATGCAAAATAGGATTTTATTTGCGTATCAATCTTCAGACTGTGCGATTTGCGTATTTGGCTGTCAAAAACT
Proteins encoded:
- the LOC139813963 gene encoding muscle-specific protein 20 gives rise to the protein MPGRPLWQVAGKREASQEAEAQQWMETVIGQRFPPGVSYEDALRDGVLLCMLMNKLQPGLISKINTSGGDYKMMDNLNQFQKACVKYGVPDVDLFQAVDLIERKNIAQVTNTIFAIGRTTYKHPEWRGPWLGPKPAEENKRAFTEEQLRAGEGLIGLQAGTNKGATQAGQNFGATRKILLGK
- the LOC139813961 gene encoding uncharacterized protein; this encodes MAKQKTEYDFVLEHYIPTLMCQYCDAIFVYKSKRFSTFEKIMIQLKEHLSRKHHLEYNFVHSMESVHNMEHDVNKEKIPVRRFVRKHFSKLTNYAAKCRNCFAVVDFTRPRALHNHLHNVHENELTETEHKDKRLDWRWDYLITNKNDDIMGKCKLCGHPFKQEDGIYNTFVSHLNKSHGRTSPSSIDDTSSDSDIDTTVKEVKHQEDSASSSKNSLQMTEGTNDFNEKTNSSSSNDIDDSGSKIDSAASSKNSPQMTKGTNVLNEKTNSSSSSDTDDSGSDMTIVILKVEYMEGSEVSSTNLP